The Streptomyces aurantiacus genome includes a region encoding these proteins:
- a CDS encoding ABC transporter ATP-binding protein, giving the protein MRSGEETADTPRLRGHELSAKGVTVSYDGVDVVHDAAVTLRPGEVTVLVGPNGSGKSTLLRTLARLQGARHATLRIDADTDGLALSAREFSRYVALLTQGRPTPSGLTVRDIVEFGRYPYRGRFGRPDPDATAAVDRALALTGVTDLAERGADHLSGGQLQRVWLASCLAQETGVLLLDEPTTYLDLRYQIELLDLIRDLADDHGIAVGVVLHDLDQAAAVADRVTLLEQGRIVADGLPEDVLTPERLTAVYGIRIDVDTDPLTGRLRTRPIGRHHTRHTRTERLGTTS; this is encoded by the coding sequence GTGAGATCTGGTGAAGAAACAGCCGACACCCCGCGTCTGCGCGGGCACGAACTGTCGGCCAAGGGTGTGACCGTGTCGTACGACGGCGTCGACGTCGTGCACGACGCGGCGGTCACCCTCCGGCCCGGCGAGGTGACCGTCCTGGTCGGCCCCAACGGCAGCGGAAAGTCGACTCTCCTGCGGACGCTCGCCCGATTGCAGGGGGCCCGCCACGCCACGCTCAGGATCGACGCCGACACCGACGGCCTCGCCCTGAGCGCCCGCGAGTTCTCACGGTACGTCGCCCTGCTGACCCAGGGCCGCCCCACGCCCAGCGGCCTGACCGTGCGGGACATCGTCGAGTTCGGCCGCTACCCCTACCGCGGCCGCTTCGGCAGGCCGGATCCGGACGCGACGGCCGCGGTCGACCGGGCCCTCGCGCTCACCGGAGTCACGGACCTCGCCGAGCGGGGCGCCGACCACCTGTCCGGCGGGCAGCTGCAGCGGGTGTGGCTCGCGAGCTGCCTCGCCCAGGAGACCGGCGTGCTGCTCCTGGACGAGCCCACGACCTACCTCGACCTGCGCTACCAGATCGAACTCCTCGACCTCATCCGCGACCTGGCGGACGACCACGGCATCGCCGTCGGAGTGGTCCTCCACGACCTCGACCAGGCGGCCGCCGTCGCCGACCGCGTCACGCTGCTCGAACAGGGCCGGATCGTCGCCGACGGCCTGCCCGAGGACGTCCTCACACCGGAACGCCTGACAGCCGTCTACGGCATCCGGATCGACGTCGACACAGACCCCCTGACCGGCCGACTGCGCACCCGCCCGATCGGCCGCCACCACACCCGGCACACTCGAACCGAAAGGCTCGGCACCACCTCATGA
- a CDS encoding SDR family oxidoreductase produces the protein MTTFALIGAGPGLGLATARRFAAAGHSVALISRTAQNLDDLAAGLARDGVQAHGFPADVLDPTSLTAALRAAADTLGPVEILQYSPVPRADFMRPVLDTRADDLDAPLAFSVKGPVTAVNAVLPGMRELGRGTLLFVNGSSAVRPNPNVAGTSVAFAAESAYARMLHDALAPENIHAAQLIVPGAIRPDAEHSSPAALAERLYGIHTERDGFRHYAEVLPTETPG, from the coding sequence GTGACCACCTTCGCTCTCATCGGTGCCGGCCCCGGCCTCGGGCTCGCCACCGCCCGACGCTTCGCCGCGGCCGGCCACTCCGTCGCCCTGATCTCGCGCACCGCCCAGAACCTGGACGACCTGGCGGCCGGGCTGGCCCGTGACGGCGTTCAGGCCCACGGCTTCCCCGCCGACGTCCTCGACCCCACCTCCCTGACTGCCGCCCTGCGCGCTGCCGCCGACACCCTTGGGCCCGTCGAGATCCTCCAGTACAGCCCCGTGCCCCGCGCCGACTTCATGAGGCCGGTCCTCGACACCAGAGCCGACGACCTCGACGCCCCGCTCGCCTTCTCCGTCAAGGGCCCCGTCACCGCGGTGAACGCCGTCCTGCCCGGTATGCGCGAACTCGGCCGCGGCACCCTGCTGTTCGTCAACGGCTCCAGCGCCGTACGCCCCAACCCGAACGTCGCCGGCACCTCCGTGGCCTTCGCCGCCGAAAGCGCCTACGCCCGCATGCTCCACGACGCCCTGGCCCCGGAGAACATCCACGCCGCGCAGCTGATCGTCCCCGGCGCCATCCGGCCCGACGCCGAGCACAGCAGCCCCGCCGCACTGGCCGAGCGCCTGTACGGCATCCACACCGAGCGCGACGGCTTCCGCCACTACGCCGAGGTCCTGCCGACCGAAACGCCGGGCTGA
- a CDS encoding iron ABC transporter permease — protein MAVTATPPALRRPTTASRTGAAAVTAALVLLVAALAVVDITQGTAAVGPAEVFKALTGQADPADASVVIASRLPRMAAGILVGVILGVAGAVLQAVSRNVLASPDTLAVNAGSYLALGLAGATGVSLPLLASSGIAFVGGLLAAAVVLALSGLGTGTVRLVLAGTALALGLNSVTEGLLLLFPEQTQGLYQWNQGSIGQNGFDGVLQMLPIALIGLVGLLLTARRVDALALGDDAARGLGVPVRTTRVTVVVLASLLSAAAVTLAGPIGFVGLCAPALVRPLARRFRGFVRIRTVLPVAGVVGAGLVLGSDVLLRALVPSGTAVAVPTGVVTSLVGAVFLVVMALRLRDTSGAEAPDRLRIPSRTAFLVTLVALVAVVVGVTIAGTLLGDSKLLLGDLVNWTQGRAGQAVSFVLDTRTPRVLAALCAGAALALAGTLIQAVTRNPLAEPGVLGVSGGAGLGAVLLVTTVPAAGTWGIAGAAFAGAAATSVVVFGLAARGGYQQNRLVLVGIGMAAGTAALISLLIVLTDPFNATKALTWLSGSTYGRTMPDVLPVALVLVLGLVVAVARRVELDLVSLDGDTPRLLGLGLSRARLGFLVVGVLLSATAVASAGTIGFVGLVAPHAARALVGRRHVRVVPVAVLLGAALVCTADLLGRTVIAPAQLGAGLMTAVIGTPYFLYLLVRSRR, from the coding sequence ATGGCCGTCACCGCCACGCCCCCCGCCCTCCGTCGGCCGACAACCGCGTCCCGGACGGGCGCGGCCGCGGTGACGGCCGCGCTCGTCCTCCTGGTCGCGGCCCTCGCCGTCGTCGACATCACCCAGGGCACCGCCGCCGTCGGACCGGCCGAGGTGTTCAAGGCCCTGACCGGACAGGCCGATCCGGCCGACGCGTCCGTCGTGATCGCCTCCCGGCTGCCGCGGATGGCCGCCGGCATCCTGGTCGGCGTCATCCTCGGCGTGGCCGGCGCCGTGCTGCAGGCCGTCAGCCGCAACGTCCTCGCCTCTCCCGACACCCTCGCGGTGAACGCCGGTTCGTACCTCGCCCTCGGCCTGGCCGGCGCCACCGGCGTATCGCTCCCGCTGCTCGCCTCCTCCGGAATCGCCTTCGTCGGCGGGCTCCTGGCCGCGGCCGTCGTCCTCGCGCTGTCCGGCCTCGGCACGGGCACCGTACGGCTGGTCCTGGCCGGCACCGCGCTGGCACTGGGCCTCAACTCCGTGACGGAGGGGCTGCTCCTGCTGTTCCCCGAGCAGACGCAGGGCCTCTACCAGTGGAACCAGGGCAGCATCGGCCAGAACGGCTTCGACGGTGTCCTGCAGATGCTGCCCATCGCCCTGATCGGCCTCGTCGGCCTGCTGCTGACGGCCCGTCGGGTCGACGCCCTCGCCCTCGGTGACGACGCCGCCCGTGGACTGGGCGTCCCCGTCCGGACGACCCGGGTCACCGTCGTCGTACTGGCGTCCCTGCTCTCCGCTGCGGCGGTCACGCTCGCCGGGCCCATCGGTTTCGTCGGCCTGTGCGCACCGGCCCTGGTGCGTCCGCTCGCCCGCCGCTTCCGGGGCTTCGTCCGCATCCGTACGGTCCTGCCCGTGGCCGGTGTCGTCGGCGCGGGCCTGGTGCTCGGATCGGACGTGCTGCTGCGGGCTCTCGTGCCCTCGGGCACGGCGGTCGCCGTGCCCACCGGCGTCGTCACCAGCCTGGTCGGTGCCGTGTTCCTGGTCGTGATGGCCCTGCGACTGCGGGACACCTCGGGGGCCGAGGCACCTGACCGGCTGCGCATCCCCAGCCGGACGGCGTTCCTGGTGACCCTGGTAGCCCTCGTCGCCGTGGTCGTCGGCGTCACGATCGCCGGAACTCTGCTGGGCGACAGCAAACTCCTGCTCGGCGACCTCGTGAACTGGACCCAGGGGCGGGCCGGCCAGGCCGTCTCCTTCGTCCTCGACACCCGGACGCCACGGGTGCTCGCGGCCCTGTGCGCGGGCGCCGCTCTCGCGCTGGCCGGCACGCTCATCCAGGCCGTGACCCGCAACCCGCTCGCGGAGCCGGGGGTCCTGGGCGTGTCCGGCGGAGCCGGACTGGGAGCCGTCCTCCTCGTCACCACCGTGCCCGCCGCCGGCACCTGGGGCATCGCGGGTGCCGCGTTCGCGGGCGCCGCCGCTACCTCCGTGGTCGTCTTCGGGCTTGCCGCCCGGGGCGGCTACCAGCAGAACCGGCTGGTTCTCGTCGGCATCGGCATGGCCGCCGGTACCGCCGCGCTGATCAGCCTGCTCATCGTGCTCACCGATCCGTTCAACGCCACGAAGGCGCTGACCTGGCTGTCCGGTTCGACGTACGGCCGGACCATGCCGGACGTCCTGCCCGTCGCGCTGGTACTGGTGCTCGGTCTCGTCGTCGCGGTCGCCCGGCGTGTCGAGCTGGACCTCGTCTCCCTGGACGGAGACACACCGCGGCTCCTCGGCCTGGGACTGTCCCGGGCCAGGCTCGGATTCCTCGTGGTGGGTGTGCTGCTCAGCGCGACCGCCGTCGCCTCGGCCGGCACCATCGGTTTCGTGGGCCTCGTCGCGCCGCACGCGGCGCGCGCCCTCGTGGGCCGGCGGCACGTACGGGTGGTGCCGGTCGCCGTCCTGCTCGGCGCGGCACTCGTCTGCACGGCCGACCTGCTGGGCCGCACGGTCATCGCCCCCGCCCAGCTGGGCGCCGGCCTGATGACAGCGGTGATCGGCACGCCGTACTTCCTGTATCTGCTGGTACGGAGCCGACGGTAG
- a CDS encoding cyclophilin-like fold protein yields the protein MKIRITIDGTPVDATLNDSAAARDFAAQLPLTLNLTDFHRNEKIADLPRRLSTSGAPDGVHPRTGDLAYYAPWGNLAIYYRDGSPSPGNDLIVLGHMPEGATAQLADNDEVRVTVEDAS from the coding sequence ATGAAGATCCGGATCACCATCGACGGCACCCCGGTCGACGCCACGCTCAACGACAGCGCCGCCGCCCGGGACTTCGCCGCCCAGCTCCCGCTCACCCTGAACCTGACCGACTTCCACCGGAACGAGAAGATCGCCGACCTGCCCCGCCGGCTGTCCACCTCCGGTGCCCCCGACGGAGTCCATCCCCGTACCGGCGACCTCGCCTACTACGCGCCCTGGGGCAACCTCGCCATCTACTACCGCGACGGTTCCCCCAGCCCCGGCAACGACCTGATCGTCCTGGGCCACATGCCCGAAGGCGCCACGGCACAACTCGCCGACAACGACGAGGTCAGGGTCACCGTCGAAGACGCCTCCTGA
- a CDS encoding helix-turn-helix domain-containing protein has product MTSNVPLNELGEFLKKRRAELSPRTVGLPETGGPRRVDGLRREEVAQLASISTDYYTRLEQGRMQASAPVLDTIARVLHLDDDERGYLFQLAGKTTTRTRRHGRQKVQPQLQRVLDDLTATPAIVQGRRGDVLAWNALAAALVTDFSQVPEKHRNYPRLIFTDPVMRGLYADWESSARIAVAQLRMEAARYPEDPRLVELVGELSTRDQQFAQWWGDHKVAARTVGTKTLNHPVVGELVLDWDTLTANTDPDQHLTVWTAAPGSPTHERLRILASWAAEQNLSPSSSLR; this is encoded by the coding sequence ATGACCAGCAACGTTCCTCTCAATGAGCTTGGGGAATTCCTCAAGAAGCGCCGCGCGGAGCTGAGTCCGCGCACGGTGGGGCTGCCGGAGACGGGCGGACCGCGCCGGGTGGACGGGCTGCGCCGGGAGGAGGTCGCCCAGCTCGCCTCGATCAGCACGGACTACTACACGAGGCTTGAGCAGGGCCGTATGCAGGCGTCGGCTCCCGTCCTGGACACCATCGCCCGGGTCCTGCATCTGGACGACGACGAGCGGGGCTATCTGTTCCAGCTCGCGGGGAAGACCACCACCCGCACCCGGCGTCATGGCAGGCAGAAGGTCCAGCCGCAGCTGCAACGCGTGCTGGACGACCTCACCGCCACCCCGGCCATCGTGCAGGGGCGGCGCGGGGACGTCCTGGCGTGGAACGCGCTGGCGGCCGCGCTGGTCACCGACTTCTCCCAGGTACCGGAGAAGCACCGCAACTACCCCCGGCTCATCTTCACCGATCCGGTGATGCGCGGCCTGTACGCCGACTGGGAGAGCTCGGCGCGGATCGCCGTGGCGCAGCTGCGGATGGAGGCGGCCAGGTATCCCGAGGACCCCCGGCTGGTCGAGCTGGTCGGTGAACTGTCCACGCGTGACCAGCAGTTCGCCCAGTGGTGGGGCGACCACAAGGTCGCCGCCCGCACCGTGGGCACGAAGACCCTCAACCATCCGGTCGTCGGCGAACTCGTCCTGGACTGGGACACCCTCACTGCCAACACCGACCCCGACCAGCACCTCACCGTCTGGACCGCCGCCCCCGGTTCCCCCACCCACGAGCGGCTGCGCATCCTCGCCTCCTGGGCCGCCGAGCAGAACCTGTCGCCCTCTTCGTCCCTCCGCTGA
- a CDS encoding iron-siderophore ABC transporter substrate-binding protein has product MRRLLLTAAATTAAALTLAACGTTEPAADKTEKPSEAITLTDSTGAKIKLDGPATKVVATEWNEVESLVTLGVDPVGVADVKGYKTWDTAVPLKNEPKDIGTRGEPSMDTVASLSPDLIVASSDLPPSAVKQLRKIAPVLGIKSADASDQIGQMMENLDLIAKATGTTDKAKTVRADFEAKITEGKKALADADLAGADIAFADGYVTSNQVSLRPYTSGSLIGSVNERLGLKNAWKVKGDAAYGLGTTDVEGLTALPKDTRFAYIGNDDDKGSTPFTGALAKNAVWTSLPFVKSGDVHRLPDGIWMFGGPRSMEAYIDALVDALTK; this is encoded by the coding sequence ATGAGACGCCTCCTGCTCACCGCGGCCGCCACCACCGCCGCGGCGCTCACCCTCGCCGCCTGCGGCACCACCGAGCCTGCCGCCGACAAGACCGAGAAGCCCTCGGAGGCCATCACCCTCACCGACTCCACCGGTGCCAAGATCAAGCTCGACGGCCCGGCCACCAAGGTCGTCGCCACCGAGTGGAACGAGGTCGAGAGCCTCGTCACGCTCGGCGTCGACCCCGTCGGCGTCGCCGACGTCAAGGGCTACAAGACCTGGGACACCGCCGTCCCGCTGAAGAACGAGCCGAAGGACATCGGCACGCGCGGCGAGCCGAGCATGGACACCGTCGCCTCCCTCTCGCCCGACCTCATCGTGGCCTCCTCCGACCTGCCGCCCTCGGCCGTGAAGCAACTGCGCAAGATCGCCCCGGTGCTGGGGATCAAGTCGGCGGACGCCTCCGACCAGATCGGGCAGATGATGGAGAACCTCGACCTCATCGCCAAGGCCACCGGCACCACCGACAAGGCCAAGACGGTCCGCGCCGACTTCGAGGCCAAGATCACCGAGGGCAAGAAGGCCCTCGCCGACGCCGACCTCGCCGGCGCGGACATCGCCTTCGCCGACGGTTACGTGACCTCCAACCAGGTCTCCCTGCGCCCGTACACCAGCGGTTCCCTCATAGGCAGCGTCAACGAGCGTCTCGGCCTGAAGAACGCCTGGAAGGTCAAGGGCGACGCGGCCTACGGCCTCGGCACCACCGACGTCGAAGGCCTCACCGCCCTGCCGAAGGACACGCGGTTCGCGTACATCGGCAACGACGACGACAAGGGCAGCACTCCCTTCACCGGCGCGCTCGCGAAGAACGCGGTGTGGACCTCCCTACCGTTCGTGAAGTCCGGCGACGTGCACCGACTGCCCGACGGCATCTGGATGTTCGGCGGTCCCAGGTCGATGGAGGCGTACATCGACGCCCTCGTCGACGCGCTGACGAAGTAA
- a CDS encoding SDR family NAD(P)-dependent oxidoreductase: MNPTYDFAGQVALVTGAGSGMGLATARAFAESGAAVALTDIDEAALNAATKELTDAGHRVLGLTCDVTDEDQVAASVDRAVETFGRLDMAYNNAGIQIPPSDAADEPAERFDRVNAINLRGVWACMKHELRHMRAQGSGAVVNCSSLGGLVGLPGRASYHAAKHGVIGLTTSAALEYAPRGIRINAVCPGTIDTPMVSDMIGKGELDRAEAEANQPINRLGTAEEIAQAVLWLCSPGAGFVVGVALPVDGGYVAR, encoded by the coding sequence GTGAATCCCACCTACGACTTCGCCGGCCAGGTCGCCCTCGTCACCGGAGCCGGCTCCGGTATGGGCCTGGCGACCGCCCGCGCCTTCGCGGAGTCCGGGGCCGCGGTCGCCCTCACCGACATCGACGAAGCCGCCCTGAACGCGGCCACGAAGGAACTGACCGACGCGGGCCACAGGGTCCTCGGCCTCACCTGTGATGTCACCGACGAGGACCAGGTCGCCGCCTCGGTCGACCGGGCCGTGGAGACCTTCGGCCGCCTCGACATGGCGTACAACAACGCCGGCATCCAGATCCCGCCCAGCGACGCCGCCGACGAACCCGCCGAACGGTTCGACCGCGTCAACGCCATCAACCTCCGCGGCGTGTGGGCCTGCATGAAGCACGAACTGCGGCACATGCGCGCCCAAGGCAGCGGAGCCGTCGTCAACTGCTCCTCACTCGGCGGTCTCGTCGGTCTCCCCGGCCGCGCCTCGTACCACGCCGCCAAGCACGGTGTGATCGGCCTGACCACCAGCGCCGCCCTCGAATACGCGCCACGAGGCATCCGCATCAACGCCGTCTGCCCCGGCACGATCGACACGCCCATGGTCAGCGACATGATCGGCAAGGGAGAACTCGACCGCGCCGAGGCCGAGGCCAACCAGCCCATCAACCGTCTCGGCACCGCCGAGGAGATCGCCCAGGCCGTCCTGTGGCTGTGCAGCCCCGGAGCCGGCTTCGTCGTCGGCGTCGCCCTCCCCGTCGACGGCGGCTACGTCGCCCGGTAG
- a CDS encoding glycoside hydrolase family 127 protein yields the protein MSQPPTRRGLLRLAAGTAAAVPLAQAITPAHAATGAAPLARVAGATPDRAAAVPSAAPSAAPAWPVQPFPLGQVALGDGVFRRKRDLMLDYARSYPADRILAVFRANAGLDTRGARPPGGWETSDGNLRGHYGGHFLTLVAQAYADTREAALKAKLDHLVTALGECQRALAEQGSPRPSHPGYLAAYPETQFVLLESYTTYPTIWAPYYTCHKIMRGLLDAHTLAGNAQALTIASAMGDWVHSRLARLPKTQLDRMWSIYIAGEYGGMNEVLADLHALTGRAEHLAAARCFDNTALLEACAADRDILDGRHANQHIPQFTGYLRLHDHTGQEEYAAAARNFWGMVAGSRTYSLGGTGQGEMFRARGAIAATLDDKNAETCATYNMLKLSRQLFFHEPDAAYMDHYERGLTNHILASRRDAPSTSSPEVTYFVGMGPGVVREYGNTGTCCGGTGMENHTKYQDSVYFRSAAGDTLYVNLYLASTLRWPEKGLVIEQTGDYPAEGVRTLTFREGGGPLDVRLRVPSWATGGFTVTVNGVRQRAEAEPGSYLTLSRNWQRGDRIRVTAPYRLRVERALDDPTVQSLSYGPVLLVARSQETGFRTFSFYKDFTLRGDLADVIAPEGRPLHFTTHGLTLAPFHLADDARYHAYFERSEPVVVFGTADSGVPNRARGDGLTFLDVLWGQAPFANSGRFVQAVRTLAGTWLAEGLFTRAERDRVVAAASRTRTVRRR from the coding sequence ATGTCCCAACCCCCCACACGCCGCGGTCTGTTGCGGCTCGCAGCCGGGACGGCGGCCGCTGTGCCGCTCGCTCAGGCGATCACTCCGGCGCATGCCGCCACGGGTGCGGCGCCCCTCGCCCGCGTCGCGGGGGCGACGCCCGACCGGGCTGCCGCCGTGCCGTCGGCCGCCCCGTCCGCCGCGCCCGCCTGGCCGGTGCAGCCGTTCCCGCTGGGCCAGGTCGCCCTCGGCGACGGCGTGTTCCGCCGCAAGCGCGACCTGATGCTCGACTACGCCAGGTCCTACCCGGCCGACCGCATCCTGGCCGTCTTCCGGGCCAACGCCGGACTCGACACCCGCGGGGCCCGCCCGCCCGGCGGCTGGGAGACCTCCGACGGCAACCTGCGGGGCCACTACGGCGGCCACTTCCTCACCCTCGTCGCCCAGGCCTACGCCGACACACGGGAGGCCGCACTCAAGGCCAAGCTGGACCACCTGGTCACCGCACTCGGAGAATGCCAGCGGGCCCTGGCGGAACAGGGCTCGCCGAGACCGAGTCATCCCGGCTACCTGGCGGCCTACCCGGAGACCCAGTTCGTCCTGCTGGAGAGCTACACGACCTACCCCACCATCTGGGCGCCGTACTACACCTGCCACAAGATCATGCGCGGTCTCCTCGACGCACACACCCTGGCCGGGAACGCACAGGCCCTGACCATCGCCTCGGCGATGGGCGACTGGGTGCACAGCAGGCTGGCCCGGCTGCCGAAGACCCAGCTGGACCGCATGTGGTCGATCTACATCGCCGGCGAGTACGGCGGGATGAACGAGGTGCTGGCCGACCTCCACGCCCTCACCGGGCGGGCGGAACACCTCGCCGCCGCCCGCTGCTTCGACAACACCGCGCTGCTCGAAGCCTGCGCGGCGGACCGCGACATCCTGGACGGCAGACACGCCAACCAGCACATCCCGCAGTTCACGGGATACCTGCGGCTCCACGACCACACCGGCCAGGAGGAGTACGCCGCCGCGGCCCGCAACTTCTGGGGCATGGTCGCGGGCTCCCGGACCTACAGCCTGGGCGGCACGGGGCAGGGCGAGATGTTCCGGGCCCGGGGCGCGATCGCGGCGACCCTGGACGACAAGAACGCCGAGACCTGCGCCACGTACAACATGCTCAAGCTGAGCCGGCAGCTCTTCTTCCACGAGCCGGACGCCGCCTACATGGACCACTACGAGCGGGGCCTGACCAACCACATCCTCGCCTCCCGCCGGGACGCCCCCAGCACGAGCAGCCCGGAGGTCACCTACTTCGTCGGCATGGGGCCCGGGGTCGTGCGCGAGTACGGCAACACCGGCACCTGCTGCGGCGGCACGGGCATGGAGAACCACACCAAGTACCAGGACTCGGTCTACTTCCGGTCCGCCGCCGGCGACACGCTGTACGTCAACCTCTACCTCGCCTCGACCCTGCGATGGCCGGAGAAGGGCCTCGTCATCGAGCAGACCGGCGACTACCCGGCCGAAGGCGTCCGCACCCTGACGTTCCGTGAGGGCGGCGGCCCGCTCGACGTGAGACTGCGGGTGCCGTCCTGGGCCACGGGCGGATTCACCGTCACGGTCAACGGGGTCCGGCAGCGAGCCGAGGCGGAACCCGGCAGCTATCTCACCCTCAGCCGGAACTGGCAGCGCGGCGACCGGATCCGCGTCACCGCCCCCTACCGGCTGCGCGTCGAGCGGGCCCTGGACGATCCCACCGTCCAGTCACTGTCCTACGGGCCGGTCCTGCTGGTCGCGCGGAGCCAGGAGACGGGATTTCGCACGTTCTCCTTCTACAAGGACTTCACGCTCCGGGGAGATCTCGCCGATGTGATCGCGCCGGAGGGCCGCCCGCTGCACTTCACCACCCACGGCCTGACCCTGGCGCCGTTCCACCTCGCGGACGACGCCCGCTATCACGCCTACTTCGAACGCTCCGAACCCGTCGTCGTGTTCGGCACCGCCGACTCCGGCGTGCCGAACCGCGCCCGCGGCGACGGACTGACCTTCCTCGACGTCCTCTGGGGGCAGGCCCCCTTCGCGAACTCCGGCCGCTTCGTCCAAGCGGTACGCACGCTCGCCGGCACCTGGCTGGCCGAGGGGCTCTTCACCCGCGCCGAGCGGGACCGCGTCGTCGCGGCCGCCTCCCGCACCCGGACGGTCCGACGAAGGTGA
- a CDS encoding MSMEG_1061 family FMN-dependent PPOX-type flavoprotein, which translates to MPHTIDTAGSGQGAATGKGWVELGSRDELRELLGEPWPVVIEKVHDRLTGKDLEILARSPFCLLATSDAHGNCDVSPRGDAPGFTHVVDSATIALPDRPGNRRGDSFHNILDNPHAGLLYLIPGGKEVLRVNGRARILTDAPFFDAMTSAEQRPTLALVLEIDEIYLHCPQSLRRSGVWNPASWQTG; encoded by the coding sequence TTGCCGCACACGATCGACACCGCCGGGAGCGGGCAGGGCGCCGCGACCGGGAAGGGCTGGGTCGAGCTGGGCTCACGCGACGAGCTGCGCGAGCTGCTGGGCGAGCCCTGGCCTGTCGTGATCGAGAAGGTCCACGACCGTCTCACCGGCAAGGACCTGGAGATACTCGCCCGCTCGCCCTTCTGCCTGCTGGCCACCTCCGACGCGCACGGCAACTGCGACGTCTCCCCGCGCGGGGACGCCCCGGGCTTCACACACGTCGTCGACTCCGCCACGATCGCCCTGCCCGACCGGCCGGGGAACCGGCGCGGCGACAGCTTCCACAACATTCTCGACAACCCGCACGCGGGCCTGCTCTACCTGATCCCCGGCGGCAAGGAGGTCCTGCGGGTGAACGGTCGGGCCCGCATCCTCACCGACGCCCCGTTCTTCGACGCGATGACCTCGGCCGAGCAGCGCCCCACGCTGGCCCTGGTCCTGGAGATCGACGAGATCTACCTGCACTGCCCGCAGTCGCTGCGCCGCTCGGGAGTCTGGAATCCGGCGTCCTGGCAGACCGGCTGA
- a CDS encoding zinc-dependent alcohol dehydrogenase family protein has protein sequence MRGAVIHAPGDVRFEELDDPRISRPTDAVIRTVATCVCGSDLWPYRGAEPVDEPHPMGHEYVGIVEEVGSEVTNVKPGQFVVGSFATSDNTCPNCLTGWQSSCLHREFMSTCQADYVRIPNAHGTLVATDEHPSGDLVPSLLAVSDVMGTGWYAAVAAEVGPGSTAVVVGDGAVGLCGVIAAKELGAERIIAMSRHSSRQKLAVEFGATDIVTERGEEGAARVKELTNGIGADSVLECVGTSESMRQALHCARPGGSVGFVGVPHDVAIDGQELFFSHVGLRGGPAPVRRFLPDLIGRVLDGRIDPGRVFDLTLPLEQVAEGYRAMDERRAIKALLTP, from the coding sequence ATGCGCGGAGCAGTCATTCACGCACCTGGCGACGTGCGCTTCGAGGAACTGGACGATCCGAGGATCAGCCGGCCGACGGACGCCGTCATCCGGACGGTCGCCACCTGCGTGTGCGGTTCGGACCTGTGGCCCTACCGCGGCGCGGAGCCGGTGGACGAGCCCCACCCGATGGGGCACGAGTACGTCGGCATCGTCGAGGAGGTCGGCAGCGAGGTCACCAACGTCAAGCCGGGCCAGTTCGTGGTCGGCTCGTTCGCCACCTCGGACAACACCTGCCCGAACTGCCTGACCGGCTGGCAGTCCAGCTGTCTGCACCGGGAGTTCATGAGCACCTGCCAGGCCGACTACGTCCGCATTCCCAACGCCCACGGCACGCTCGTCGCCACCGACGAGCACCCGTCCGGCGATCTGGTGCCCAGCCTGCTGGCCGTCTCCGATGTGATGGGCACCGGCTGGTACGCCGCCGTCGCCGCCGAAGTGGGTCCGGGCTCGACCGCCGTGGTCGTCGGTGACGGTGCGGTCGGCCTGTGCGGTGTCATCGCCGCCAAGGAGCTCGGCGCCGAGCGGATCATCGCCATGAGCAGGCACTCCTCCCGCCAGAAGCTGGCCGTCGAATTCGGCGCGACCGACATCGTCACCGAGCGCGGTGAGGAAGGTGCCGCCCGTGTGAAGGAACTGACGAACGGCATCGGCGCCGACTCGGTCCTGGAGTGCGTCGGCACCTCCGAGTCGATGCGGCAGGCCCTGCACTGCGCACGGCCCGGAGGCAGCGTCGGCTTCGTCGGTGTCCCGCACGACGTGGCGATCGACGGCCAGGAGCTGTTCTTCTCGCATGTCGGTCTGCGCGGCGGCCCCGCCCCGGTCCGGCGCTTCCTGCCCGACCTGATCGGCCGTGTCCTGGACGGCAGGATCGACCCGGGCAGGGTCTTCGACCTCACTCTGCCGCTGGAGCAGGTGGCCGAGGGCTACAGGGCGATGGACGAGCGCCGCGCCATCAAGGCCCTCCTGACGCCCTGA